AAACCTCGTTTGGGTCAACATTTGGTTCCACTTCGAGTGGTTCCATGGGGTCCATGTTTGGACAGAACGTTGGGGCCTTCGGGACCAACATGATGGGCTATGGCCACATGGCGGGGTCGGTGCCAACACAACCCCCAAGGGCGAATGCAACCGCCGACAAGCCGCCTAAGTTTTGTGGTTCCGACTACAAGAGTTGGCGTCAAAAGATGTTCTTCTACCTCACGACGTTGGGGTATGCGGGATACTTGACGGACAACGAGCCGCCCACACCGGCGGAGAACGAGACGAGCTTCACCGTTCGTGCAGCCTATGATGCATGGCATAATGGCGATTTCCTTTGTAAAAATTTCCTTCTAGGTGGTCTAGGGGATAGTTTGTACAAAGTATATGTTGATGTAAAGACCTCCAAAGTGTTGTGGGAGGCACTAGACAAAAAGTATAAGCTAAATGATGCTAGCACTAAGAAATTGTTGTAACCAAGTTTTGAAAGTACCTTGGTAGGGGTTTTCTCACCAATGGGCTTTTCAAGCTTAATGTTCAGCCAGTCAAGCGTGTAACTGGCAAGCCTAtcaatgaaaatgctactacttcctcttacttggttgagtgttgtgatttatggcattgtagattaGGACATGTTAATCTCAATGCgataaaaagattagtaaatatggatttactaaaaataaacgagtttaacactcaaaacaaatgtcaaatttgtgttgaagcaaaaatgacgAAGTCTCCGTTTCACTCTGTGGAAAGGAGCACTAAACCTTTAGAACTAATCCACACCGACGTGTGTGatctaaagtttgtgcaaactcgAGGTGGTAAGAAGtgctttatcacttttattgatgactgcacaaggtattgctatctttatcttctaagaagtaaagatgaggctattgaagctttcaagaacttcaaaacagaagccgagaataaacttggtagtcgaattaagatggttcgaagtgatagagggggagaatatgttgctccgtttgaggaattatgcaacgctagtggtataatacatcaaacaactGCTCCATATTCACCTCAATCTAACGGTGTTgttgaacgcaagaatcgaactcttaagaagatgatgaatgccatgttgattagttctgggttaccccagaacatgtggggggaggcTATTCTGTCAGCCAACTATATCCTCAATAAAATACCACTCATGGCAAATTCAAACAGCAGGGCTGTTACATCCGTTTTTATCTGTAACTCCCGACACCACTTGAATTCCATCAATGGAATTAactccccctattgatgtggactgtgcctataaacaggacagcctccatgcatcataACACACCTGAAATTCATCACAAGCAACATCACTCTGAAAGTCTGCATACTGCATCGTTgaagttctgttctcgcctcgttccagttcgccggagctcgttggtctgcggtgATGCTACatacgagacgaagccgtttcatctttggggacgacacgccaaatcgagagcactaccggggcgtatctcgtcttgcggacagaagaccctcctcgactcggctatTTTTCTGGTTCTGTTCtattgtaatttcaattcagttttcaccttgtaatctcatctcctaCATTTCTGGTCTCATTGTAACTACGCCCGCGAGCTTGTAATCCAACAATTTCtggaaaaaaatttaaaaataaaaagcatAATTTAACAACTCTAGGTTTTCCGTGATGATGTCCATAAGCTTTGTACTGCGTTCTTTCACTTCTTTGTAAACTGGTTCATAGCTTTTGACAATGATTCCACGGAGATCTGTAATTTAACATtgcaatttataaataatatgaaaaaaatgagtgaaataaaattatttgtttcaTACTTACCGAACATGACTGCATCTTGAGCATTATCAATTTTTGCCACATCATCATAGCTCTTGAACTTGAATGTATGCTTCAGGAAGTCATCATCATCTAACTTAACGATTATGGAATGCTTGAATAGTAGAATCTTGTTTTGCAATCAGTCGTTTTGAATTTATCCATGTTTTTTGTGACAATATAATCTTTGATTGCATAAACACATCCTTCATTTAACAGTGGCTTCAATTTTGACACCGAAGTACAATTAATAGTGGCATGAATTCTGTTCTCCTGCATTGACAATTGAGATTAGTTAGTGTTTGAATATATAATAtcgaaaataagaaaaaaaaataaaagattttcAACCTCTTTGTCGTGGAAGATGCATTCATGATAATACACTTCATCTCTATTGTTCTTCTTCAATATGTCGTAGCTTCTTACGAGACGTAACTGCAATGCGATTTTACTTCTTCCAGGTTGCAGATCGTTGATTACACCAAAGAGAGGAGCCATTGCTAAAAGCTGTAAAAAAGATGTTTCTGTTTCAATGTGTTTTTGTAGCTACGGTGGTTTTCAGAACTTGTATTTATAATAGGTCTCTAAACTTAAGATTTAATGGTTTGAACTTGTCAATTACATATGAAGTAGTGCGTAATGGGTTTCCCactatttacataaaatattatttataagttaaaataatataaatatagcaACAGATTTAGTGGGTGATAATAATAGTTACTGCGATTTTTTAGACAAATAGTTAAATTTTACAAAATTCGGTCATACAATTTAcatttgtttaatatttaaaatgttatttattgggtattttaaatattataatgGGCTTGAGTAATGGTGAGTTGGAAGTTAAAAAGGAAGTGGTAATTGGAAAACGTTGCACATGGTATATTGTTGGGAGACATAtgtgaaattaaaattacatgtGATTTACAACTGTCAAAATTTGTTCAATCTCTTAAATCTTGGAAAACAATTCAATTTAAATATGGTGATGAAGAGTTTAAATTTTGTCGGGAATTTCTAGCCGTTAGAACTGATGCTTTATATATAATACAATTGTCAAAATTTGTTCAATCTCTTAAATCTCGGAAAACAATTCAATTTAAATATGGTGATGAAGAGTTTAAATTTTGTCGGGAATTTATAGTCGTTAGAACTGTtgctttatatataatatagatatagatagatatagatatagtctatatctatatctatctatatctatattatatatagataagaaataaaaaaatatttaactttaAATCCGTATTTTCATTTCgctcattttctataaaataaaatttgacttTTACTTATTTCTCATTTTCGCCCTAAGATAATATTAACTCACGGTTTAAAGGAAAACTTGGCCGCCTCCCTCTACTCTTCTCTGTATTTGAAATTATTCTTCCCGGTTAATCGCCGATTAAACCCAATGATTTCCGATATTCATTTTCACCGATGAAACTCGACCTTCTCCCTTCCTCACAACGTAGCTCTCACTGTCCGACCTCATCCCACGGCGTTCTGAAACTGCCATTTACAGCATCAAGTTATAAAGTGCTCGTGAAGCAACATGCAAAATGCACAGAAAATGGCTATACATCGAAGCCTCCTCTTGTAAATCCTGACCACTTCATAACTTTATATGCTTActgatatttttataattttttttttactaaaattggCTATATGGAGGGGAGGTAGCAGATACGACTTTAAAGGGCCCGCGCAATTGCGAAAATTTTCGAGAATGGGGGAAATGCCCAATTCAGATTCTGATTGGTATCATCCCCTCACCGATGAAGATCTCCGCGCCATCGACTCCGTGATTTCCTCCGCTCTGCCGCCGAAGCGCCACCGGCACGACAATGCCTCCGCCCACTCTCCGCCCAAGCTGAGGCGACGGTTGCCCAGCTCTCTCTTCGTATTCCAGCAACAGCAACAGCAACAGCGGGGTTTTAACATTTCAACTGTCCCATTTTCTTCTTGCTCTAGTCGCTATCATGGTACAAATAGATCTCCGGTTTCCCCATTTCAAGGTAATTGCAGTTCTACTATGTTATCTCTTCGGTTCTAACCATCATTCTTGTGTCAAAATCCGACTCAACCTGCCCAAAATCGAAATTGACATAAAAAATTGAGATTAGTTACTATCATCGTGGAAGTGTCAGACCTGTTATCCCTTTATTTTCCTATGTAAAAGCTAGTATAAACTGTTTATTAGCTTTTTCTTTAtgttatttcttttttcctttggAAATGATAACCTTgtacttaatatttttttttcagagATAAAATTTGGAGGTCACATTATATATAGCAGAACAATGAAAGAGGTAGAAAGATCTGCACAGGAGCTTCTAGATTTTGTAGAAGCTAAGAAAAGAAATGGTGGTCAGTGCTTCCTTGGTCTGGATATCGAGTGGAGACCCTCATTCAAAAGAGGTAAATCCTATGTAGTTGTAGTAACTATGTGAATTAGACTGAACTGAACTACTAcaattatttcattttcataactgTGTGATGTCATAGGTGTCTATGTGAATCTGAAATCCAAAAAGTTACAGCAACTTGATGCTATCATCATAAGCAATAATTTACAACTAGGTAATACCTAGAAACTCACCATTTCTCGGCTAATCTAATAAGGGGGGGATTTGTCGATGGGCCTATCCCGGATTATTTGAGGAGCTGAGAGAAATAAAGGGTGGCTTCTCACGTGACACCATGGTAAGCACATATGTCCTTGCTGGTTGCTGTATGGCGAATGATGACAATAAATTGTGTATATTTTGTGATTGAGCATAGAAAAAAGAACCTCAAATAATGTGAAAGTGAAACTAAATGTTTTCTTGGGAAAAAGGTTTCGAGAACGatctataatttttaattgatcTCTATGTCTTCAAAATTAATTGTGAGATGGTTTGAGAATGCCCTCTAGCTGAACCCCCCACCACGCTTAATTTGGCTCAATTAATCGAACGTGTTTACTCTTTTTCTAATACTCCTTCCCAGAGAAAATAAGTTTCCCTTATGGAGAGATATCTATCTGTAATATCAGACAAACAAGTCATACATCAAATTTCCATGCTCTCAAGGCTCATTGCAATCATTTGTTCTAATTTAATGATCATTTTAACTTGAAGATTGAGTTTTGCACATTATTTCATTCGATATTTCAGCATTAGAATCCTATTTTCCACTGTCTACTTTGTGAATAAGGAAATATCAAGGAAACATACACCAAtcaataaattttcaaaatggTAAAGGGAAACTAGATATGGCTGGTGGAGTATCTAATGTGTATGATAAATTAGGATACTGCTTTCCATACCACAAGCTTTTGGCATAAATGGTACTCAAAATTAAAAATCTCATAActcttctaatttttttaaatttgtttcatcctcaatgattctctttatttgtttttcaattaaagtaaataacataaaatataaactATAGAAGTTCTATAAATAATTGAATGAGTTGCACATCGACCATATCTTGTATATGCATTTGACCTTTTGGTTTcggcttttgtttattttattctagTTATTGGTACTTCATAGAAGTgattaatttcaattttgtcTCTTAAAAAATATGAGTGAACAAAGGAATATGTAGAACACAATAAATTGTGCATATTACAATATACCAATTTACATCCCGAACACACGTCTGACTTCTGCATCCTATCATAGATTCTGAAAATTTCCATGTCCTGATCCTGTGGCTTCATCATGTTCAATCTGTAATTCTGCAGTAACTTGTATGGGTTTGTAAAAAACCATAACCACAGGAGTAAGCTGGGTTTTTAGGAAACCAGAACCACAGGAGTAAGCTGGGTTTTGAAGATGTCGGTATCCTTGTGCTTCTTTAGGAATGGGAACTTTATTTCCAAT
The genomic region above belongs to Salvia miltiorrhiza cultivar Shanhuang (shh) chromosome 5, IMPLAD_Smil_shh, whole genome shotgun sequence and contains:
- the LOC130986739 gene encoding 3'-5' exonuclease isoform X2 encodes the protein MQNAQKMAIHRSLLFRYDFKGPAQLRKFSRMGEMPNSDSDWYHPLTDEDLRAIDSVISSALPPKRHRHDNASAHSPPKLRRRLPSSLFVFQQQQQQQRGFNISTVPFSSCSSRYHGTNRSPVSPFQEIKFGGHIIYSRTMKEVERSAQELLDFVEAKKRNGGQCFLGLDIEWRPSFKRGVAPGKAAVMQICGDNSCCHVLHLFHSGIPKNLQSLLEDDTSFKVGMGIAMDAKKVLKDYDVSISTLRDLSDIANQKLGGDRKKWSLLSLTEMLICKQLPKPNIIRLGNWEANVLSDEQLKYAAVDAYVSWYLYQVLNDYPDPVVNEATEMDAT
- the LOC130986739 gene encoding 3'-5' exonuclease isoform X3; the protein is MHRKWLYIEASSCSRYDFKGPAQLRKFSRMGEMPNSDSDWYHPLTDEDLRAIDSVISSALPPKRHRHDNASAHSPPKLRRRLPSSLFVFQQQQQQQRGFNISTVPFSSCSSRYHGTNRSPVSPFQEIKFGGHIIYSRTMKEVERSAQELLDFVEAKKRNGGQCFLGLDIEWRPSFKRGVAPGKAAVMQICGDNSCCHVLHLFHSGIPKNLQSLLEDDTSFKVGMGIAMDAKKVLKDYDVSISTLRDLSDIANQKLGGDRKKWSLLSLTEMLICKQLPKPNIIRLGNWEANVLSDEQLKYAAVDAYVSWYLYQVLNDYPDPVVNEATEMDAT
- the LOC130986739 gene encoding 3'-5' exonuclease isoform X4, whose amino-acid sequence is MQNAQKMAIHRSLLLYDFKGPAQLRKFSRMGEMPNSDSDWYHPLTDEDLRAIDSVISSALPPKRHRHDNASAHSPPKLRRRLPSSLFVFQQQQQQQRGFNISTVPFSSCSSRYHGTNRSPVSPFQEIKFGGHIIYSRTMKEVERSAQELLDFVEAKKRNGGQCFLGLDIEWRPSFKRGVAPGKAAVMQICGDNSCCHVLHLFHSGIPKNLQSLLEDDTSFKVGMGIAMDAKKVLKDYDVSISTLRDLSDIANQKLGGDRKKWSLLSLTEMLICKQLPKPNIIRLGNWEANVLSDEQLKYAAVDAYVSWYLYQVLNDYPDPVVNEATEMDAT
- the LOC130986739 gene encoding 3'-5' exonuclease isoform X1 — encoded protein: MQNAQKMAIHRSLLLGGSRYDFKGPAQLRKFSRMGEMPNSDSDWYHPLTDEDLRAIDSVISSALPPKRHRHDNASAHSPPKLRRRLPSSLFVFQQQQQQQRGFNISTVPFSSCSSRYHGTNRSPVSPFQEIKFGGHIIYSRTMKEVERSAQELLDFVEAKKRNGGQCFLGLDIEWRPSFKRGVAPGKAAVMQICGDNSCCHVLHLFHSGIPKNLQSLLEDDTSFKVGMGIAMDAKKVLKDYDVSISTLRDLSDIANQKLGGDRKKWSLLSLTEMLICKQLPKPNIIRLGNWEANVLSDEQLKYAAVDAYVSWYLYQVLNDYPDPVVNEATEMDAT